One Lutra lutra chromosome 7, mLutLut1.2, whole genome shotgun sequence DNA window includes the following coding sequences:
- the LOC125105111 gene encoding microsomal glutathione S-transferase 1-like, with product MVDLTELMENEVFMAFTSYTTIILSKMMFMSTATAFYRLTRKVFANPEDCAGFGKGENAKKYLRTDDRVERVRRAHLNDLENIVPFLSIGLLYSLSGPDLSTAIPHFRLFVGAQIYHTIAYLTPLPQPNRALAFFVGYGVTFSMAYRLLKSRLYL from the coding sequence ATGGTGGACCTCACCGAGCTAATGGAGAATGAAGTATTCATGGCCTTTACTTCCTATACAACgattattctttcaaaaatgatGTTTATGAGTACTGCAACTGCATTCTATAGATTAACAAGAAAGGTTTTTGCTAACCCAGAAGACTGTGCTGGCTTTGGCAAAGGAGAAAATGCCAAAAAGTATCTTCGGACAGATGACAGAGTGGAACGTGTACGGAGAGCTCACCTGAATGACCTTGAAAATATTGTGCCATTTCTTAGTATTGGCCTTCTGTATTCCTTGAGTGGTCCAGACCTTTCTACAGCCATCCCGCACTTCAGACTCTTTGTTGGAGCCCAGATCTACCACACGATCGCGTATCTGACACCTCTTCCCCAGCCAAATCgggctttggctttctttgttgGATATGGAGTTACTTTTTCAATGGCTTACAGGTTGCTGAAAAGCCGATTGTACTTGTAA